A part of Solibacillus sp. FSL H8-0538 genomic DNA contains:
- a CDS encoding S-adenosylmethionine decarboxylase related protein: MENKGVTISILGSAGGVAKAVLSLLNKSITNPNDPLYSLLKRSKLHLIDLKQKDINYYKQICPNLTKRIVLCHFDLHELNRVRKHLSETKTSLVIDLSWADTIDMLDICNDLGISYVNSALENVEVDKDDDLAGFTLIERFNRFADVRNRFTNMKGIVCSGMNPGVVQWMAHSIMNKHLDEKPLACFIVERDTTFFKDKSLVRKNTVYSSWSPECYLDEAIENYPMFVKQHVPLYLYDDVYSKEFKVTLGDIQFYGCLMAHEEVVSLGSLYDLETGFIYKVNDYTTQTIRDNFGQLDDLWNWEFEVFDPSAAELEGEDLVGVLVVYKDKERFMYNVINSQFAFRKYGINATYLQVASGVYSGICTLLLETIPKGVYFVEEVLKMDNNIDYGKYVSQFIPDFVIGENPQTDGFILDRMRDFRQ, translated from the coding sequence ATGGAGAATAAAGGAGTGACAATTTCAATATTAGGTAGTGCTGGTGGAGTTGCAAAAGCAGTGTTGTCCTTATTAAATAAATCAATAACGAATCCCAATGACCCACTTTACTCGTTATTAAAGCGAAGTAAGTTACATTTAATCGATTTAAAGCAAAAGGATATTAATTATTACAAGCAAATATGCCCTAATTTGACTAAGCGAATTGTTCTCTGTCATTTCGATCTTCATGAATTAAATAGGGTGCGAAAACATTTATCTGAAACCAAAACTTCGCTAGTAATCGACCTTTCGTGGGCTGATACAATAGATATGTTGGATATCTGCAATGATCTGGGGATTTCTTACGTGAATTCAGCATTAGAAAATGTAGAAGTAGATAAGGATGACGATTTAGCAGGTTTTACTTTAATAGAACGTTTTAATAGATTTGCTGATGTAAGAAATAGATTTACAAATATGAAGGGGATTGTTTGCTCAGGCATGAACCCTGGTGTTGTGCAATGGATGGCGCATTCCATAATGAACAAACACTTAGATGAAAAACCACTTGCTTGTTTTATTGTTGAAAGAGACACTACTTTTTTTAAGGATAAGTCTCTTGTTCGAAAGAATACTGTCTATTCTTCATGGTCACCGGAATGTTACTTAGATGAAGCTATAGAAAATTATCCGATGTTTGTTAAACAACACGTACCTCTTTATCTATATGATGATGTTTACTCCAAAGAATTTAAGGTCACATTAGGGGATATTCAATTTTACGGTTGTTTAATGGCTCATGAAGAAGTTGTCAGTTTAGGAAGCCTCTATGACCTAGAAACGGGCTTTATTTATAAAGTCAATGATTATACAACACAAACAATTCGCGATAATTTTGGTCAGTTAGATGATTTATGGAATTGGGAATTTGAAGTATTCGATCCTTCTGCTGCGGAGCTTGAGGGAGAGGATTTGGTAGGGGTCCTTGTTGTATATAAAGATAAAGAACGGTTTATGTATAATGTAATAAACAGTCAGTTTGCATTTCGAAAATATGGAATAAACGCAACCTATTTACAGGTCGCCTCCGGAGTGTACTCTGGGATTTGCACGTTGTTATTAGAGACTATTCCTAAAGGAGTATACTTTGTTGAGGAAGTACTGAAAATGGATAATAACATTGATTACGGCAAATATGTCTCGCAATTCATCCCGGATTTTGTAATAGGTGAAAACCCTCAAACAGATGGGTTTATCTTAGATAGAATGAGGGATTTCAGACAGTAA
- a CDS encoding dynamin family protein, whose product MTSLEQKLEHLLQQSAIQYMIYKENHDTERMDKLNLFARKLLQKEYVIGFAGHFSAGKSSMINALSGEDILAASPIPTSANIVKVHKSDEDFAIVYMHHEKPVKFEAGYDFKTVKELSKNGELVSQIEIGHSTSSLPAGVTVMDTPGVDSTDDAHAMSTESALHIADMVFYTMDYNHVQSELNFQFTKQLMKYNPNVYLIVNQIDKHRESELSFEDFKQSVHSSFAAWGVVPKNIFFTSLREADHPNNDFTKVKKIVMDSMEDWQDQLVQTAENTLKKLQHEHENYLIEEKQDRIQTYEEVLAADEWENRADILEQYDKLTRQTELFSFEQWNETFEENRKELLANAVIMPADLRDKLRSYLESKQEGFKVGGLFSAKRKTEEERQRRIEEAYAAYETVVQSQITGHIKSLMKTALKDVGALTEERGGAIDEKSFDIPFTVIEEQVQSGALVTGDAVLNFANRVSEATKRYFIRMTDDWKKEQEAVLQQVANEVSAPVKLKINAMTQKVEAIRHIQEIDAYKNFSDKQMTQASNETRAASKEQYVIWQRAFEQALSEIRPFDESMLAPKVDQVQQYEQQVAATTGTNLSTNIVIAEALKTAQAVGTVQGFKEVASFLTKKVERLQKKDFTIALFGAFSAGKSSFSNALMGERVLPVSPNPTTAAINKIRPVTPEHPHETADVHLKSEAQLLEDIKGSYEAIGLRVTSLKEAFERADEGLAVQLTDERLNVHKSFIRAYSEGYGNFIPQLGTTIRVNRYDFEKYVAQENRSCFVDNIDFYFDSPITRMGVTLVDTPGADSINARHTGVAFDYIRNADAILFITYFNHAFAKADREFLIQLGRVKDAFELDKMFFIVNAIDLAATMNEEEEVKNYVRSELQRFGIRFPRLYGVSSLQALREKQEGNDFQSGLPPFENAFHHFLNDELLGIAVQALHEEVEKTHTRLHDLIAQTKDNLKRKDERLEELALLEKHVRTTYSTINTSMVEADTKQEIDELLYYVLQRVYYRYPDFFRESYNPSTFAAIPAQAALDTALKEVLQALSFDFAQELRVTNFRLAQFVQKKMTERFKEDVRALKEYNQSFSFLAYEGEEPSLLDFIGPFTSREPYVGVKSRFKNVKAFFEKNEKEQLKEALEQLTKPDAQNYLDVEKDKLLNWATNYIATEMEMLRQHVFQQALEQIETERMLLQEESRLAAWKDIYAQLQA is encoded by the coding sequence ATGACTTCGTTAGAGCAAAAACTAGAGCACTTATTACAGCAATCAGCAATACAATACATGATATATAAAGAAAATCACGATACTGAGCGGATGGATAAGCTCAATTTATTCGCACGAAAATTATTACAAAAAGAATATGTAATTGGCTTCGCGGGGCATTTTTCTGCAGGCAAATCGAGCATGATCAACGCATTATCAGGGGAGGACATTCTGGCGGCAAGCCCTATTCCGACGAGCGCAAATATTGTGAAAGTACATAAATCAGACGAGGATTTTGCAATTGTCTATATGCATCATGAAAAGCCGGTGAAGTTTGAAGCGGGCTATGATTTTAAAACGGTGAAAGAGCTTAGTAAAAACGGTGAGCTTGTGTCCCAAATCGAAATTGGCCATAGTACATCTAGTCTTCCAGCAGGTGTAACGGTAATGGATACACCCGGCGTTGACTCAACAGATGATGCGCATGCGATGAGCACGGAATCGGCGCTTCATATTGCAGATATGGTGTTTTATACAATGGACTACAACCATGTTCAGTCTGAGCTGAATTTCCAATTTACAAAACAATTGATGAAATACAATCCGAATGTTTATTTAATCGTTAACCAAATTGATAAGCATCGTGAATCAGAGTTATCGTTTGAAGATTTTAAGCAGTCCGTCCATAGCTCATTTGCGGCGTGGGGTGTTGTACCAAAGAATATTTTCTTCACATCGCTTAGAGAAGCGGATCATCCGAACAATGATTTCACTAAAGTGAAGAAAATCGTAATGGATTCGATGGAAGACTGGCAGGATCAGCTAGTTCAAACAGCAGAAAATACATTAAAAAAGCTACAACATGAACATGAGAACTATTTAATCGAAGAAAAGCAGGACCGCATCCAAACGTATGAAGAAGTGCTGGCAGCGGATGAATGGGAAAATCGTGCTGATATTTTGGAGCAGTATGACAAACTAACGCGTCAAACTGAGCTGTTTTCATTTGAACAATGGAATGAGACTTTCGAGGAAAATCGTAAAGAACTACTGGCGAATGCAGTAATTATGCCCGCAGATCTTCGTGATAAACTACGTAGCTATCTTGAAAGTAAACAGGAAGGCTTTAAAGTTGGTGGATTATTTTCTGCAAAACGTAAAACAGAGGAAGAACGCCAGCGCCGAATCGAAGAGGCCTATGCTGCATACGAAACCGTTGTACAATCGCAAATTACAGGGCATATAAAATCATTAATGAAAACGGCGCTGAAGGATGTCGGAGCATTAACAGAGGAACGTGGCGGGGCAATTGATGAGAAAAGCTTTGACATTCCGTTCACAGTCATTGAGGAGCAAGTACAAAGTGGTGCGCTCGTAACAGGAGATGCCGTGCTTAATTTTGCAAACCGTGTATCCGAAGCGACAAAACGTTACTTTATCCGCATGACAGATGATTGGAAAAAAGAACAAGAGGCCGTACTTCAACAAGTAGCTAATGAAGTATCCGCCCCAGTAAAGTTAAAAATAAATGCGATGACACAAAAAGTAGAGGCAATACGCCATATTCAGGAAATCGATGCGTATAAAAACTTTAGTGACAAGCAAATGACGCAAGCTTCTAATGAAACACGAGCGGCTTCAAAAGAGCAGTATGTCATTTGGCAGCGCGCATTTGAACAAGCACTTAGTGAAATTCGTCCATTCGATGAGTCGATGCTAGCACCGAAAGTGGATCAAGTACAGCAATATGAACAGCAGGTAGCTGCAACAACTGGCACGAATTTGAGCACAAATATCGTTATTGCCGAAGCGTTAAAAACAGCACAAGCAGTTGGGACTGTGCAAGGATTTAAAGAAGTAGCAAGCTTCCTGACGAAAAAAGTAGAACGCCTGCAGAAAAAGGATTTCACAATTGCTCTATTCGGTGCCTTTAGTGCAGGGAAATCAAGTTTTTCTAATGCGTTAATGGGTGAGCGAGTACTACCTGTTTCACCGAATCCAACAACAGCTGCCATCAATAAAATTCGTCCTGTCACACCAGAACATCCGCATGAAACAGCAGATGTACATTTAAAATCAGAAGCTCAGCTACTTGAAGATATTAAGGGCTCATACGAAGCAATTGGCCTCCGCGTTACTTCATTGAAAGAAGCGTTCGAGCGTGCAGATGAAGGGTTAGCGGTACAGTTAACGGATGAGCGTTTAAATGTGCATAAATCATTTATTCGTGCTTATTCTGAAGGCTATGGTAATTTCATTCCTCAGCTAGGTACGACAATACGCGTGAACCGGTATGACTTTGAAAAATATGTGGCGCAGGAAAATCGTTCATGCTTTGTTGATAATATTGATTTCTACTTTGATTCGCCGATTACTCGAATGGGTGTAACACTTGTAGATACGCCGGGAGCGGATTCAATTAATGCCCGCCATACAGGTGTTGCGTTCGACTATATTCGAAATGCGGATGCGATTTTGTTTATCACGTATTTTAACCATGCATTTGCGAAGGCAGACCGTGAGTTCCTGATTCAGTTAGGGCGTGTAAAGGATGCGTTTGAGCTCGATAAAATGTTCTTTATTGTAAACGCAATTGATTTAGCGGCCACAATGAACGAGGAAGAAGAAGTGAAAAATTACGTGCGCTCTGAGTTGCAACGCTTCGGCATTCGCTTCCCAAGGCTTTACGGAGTCTCAAGTCTTCAAGCACTGCGTGAAAAGCAAGAGGGAAATGACTTCCAATCCGGGTTGCCACCATTTGAGAATGCGTTCCATCATTTCTTAAATGATGAATTATTAGGCATTGCGGTTCAGGCACTACACGAGGAAGTGGAAAAAACGCATACGCGTCTGCATGATTTGATCGCACAAACAAAGGATAACTTAAAGCGAAAAGATGAGCGTTTAGAAGAACTTGCACTTTTAGAAAAGCATGTACGTACTACGTATAGCACAATAAATACGTCGATGGTGGAAGCCGATACGAAGCAGGAAATAGACGAGTTACTGTATTACGTTTTACAGCGCGTGTATTACCGCTACCCAGATTTCTTCCGTGAAAGCTATAATCCGTCTACATTTGCTGCTATTCCAGCTCAGGCTGCCCTTGATACGGCACTAAAAGAAGTACTGCAGGCATTAAGCTTTGACTTTGCACAAGAACTGCGTGTAACAAATTTCCGCTTAGCACAGTTTGTACAAAAGAAAATGACAGAGCGTTTTAAGGAAGATGTACGAGCTTTAAAAGAATATAACCAAAGCTTCTCATTCCTTGCATATGAAGGTGAAGAGCCAAGCTTACTGGACTTTATCGGGCCATTTACGAGTCGCGAACCGTATGTGGGCGTTAAATCCCGTTTCAAAAATGTGAAGGCATTCTTTGAAAAAAATGAAAAAGAACAATTAAAAGAAGCGCTTGAGCAACTAACAAAGCCAGACGCACAAAACTATTTAGATGTTGAAAAAGATAAACTCCTAAACTGGGCAACAAATTATATTGCTACAGAGATGGAAATGTTAAGGCAGCATGTATTTCAACAGGCGCTTGAGCAAATCGAAACAGAGCGTATGCTACTTCAAGAAGAAAGTCGTTTAGCAGCATGGAAAGATATCTACGCACAACTACAAGCATAG
- a CDS encoding sulfurtransferase: MTKVFVTPDRLERNGRFIDTRFDLQNPMQGQALYEKSHIKGAIFWSLERDLSDMKKNGGRHPLPEKQVLQNLFEKSGLSYDEAIYIYDQGGAPFATRAWWILKYAGFQHVYIVNGGYEGLVVAGFETTTEVPHFKKTALSLQWNEDIYASRLDVKRIVEGKEFATLLDARAAGRYRGEFEPLDPVAGHIPTAKNFDWEQLKDGKQLVANKELLNKVSKDEEIVVYCGSGVTATPVYTILTEAGYKNIRLFVGGYSEWVANYEVEVGENL, translated from the coding sequence ATGACAAAAGTATTTGTAACACCTGATAGGTTAGAAAGAAATGGTCGTTTTATTGATACACGCTTTGATTTACAAAATCCAATGCAAGGTCAAGCCCTTTATGAAAAATCGCATATAAAAGGGGCGATTTTTTGGAGCTTAGAGCGAGATTTATCAGATATGAAGAAAAATGGGGGGCGCCATCCATTACCAGAAAAACAGGTGCTCCAAAATTTATTTGAGAAATCTGGACTTTCTTATGATGAAGCAATTTATATTTATGATCAAGGCGGTGCACCGTTTGCAACTCGAGCTTGGTGGATATTAAAATATGCAGGCTTTCAGCACGTCTATATTGTGAATGGTGGCTATGAAGGTCTCGTTGTTGCTGGCTTTGAAACAACGACAGAAGTGCCACATTTCAAAAAAACAGCTTTATCGCTGCAATGGAATGAGGACATTTATGCGAGTCGTTTAGATGTGAAACGTATTGTAGAGGGTAAAGAGTTCGCAACATTACTGGATGCGCGTGCTGCCGGCCGTTACAGAGGCGAATTTGAACCGCTTGATCCGGTAGCTGGGCATATCCCAACTGCGAAAAACTTTGACTGGGAGCAACTTAAAGATGGTAAACAATTAGTTGCTAATAAAGAGCTTCTTAATAAAGTGTCCAAGGATGAAGAAATTGTTGTGTACTGTGGCTCTGGCGTTACAGCTACACCTGTGTATACAATTTTAACGGAAGCCGGCTATAAAAATATTCGATTATTTGTGGGCGGGTATAGTGAATGGGTTGCAAATTATGAAGTAGAAGTTGGCGAAAATCTTTAA
- a CDS encoding MBL fold metallo-hydrolase, whose product MLFKKKFNENKIGNIRLGNGSIQFQRIRLNVYSFEVDGVLIDAGAHSLLQQFKPFFSEADVDQVIITHYHEDHTGCAKYLQDTYGYPVYMNEMTIPECQLKADYPLYRKLFWGARPAFGAQPIGKTFESRSATWDVIDTPGHAKDHLAFLNRETGQLFTGDLYVSPKTKVILREESVPTIIDSLERVLTFDFEEAFCCHAGYIENGRQALTNKLDYLLELQHRVQGLRAEGLSENEIHEQLFSKKYPITRVSFGEWDSKHIVASILKNG is encoded by the coding sequence GTGTTATTTAAGAAAAAATTCAACGAAAATAAAATTGGTAACATCCGTTTAGGGAATGGTTCAATACAATTTCAAAGGATTCGATTGAATGTGTATAGTTTCGAGGTTGATGGGGTGTTAATAGATGCCGGAGCACATTCACTCCTCCAGCAGTTTAAGCCGTTTTTTTCAGAGGCAGATGTGGACCAGGTAATAATTACACATTACCATGAGGATCATACGGGCTGTGCAAAGTATTTACAGGATACTTACGGCTACCCAGTTTATATGAATGAAATGACGATTCCTGAGTGTCAGCTGAAGGCTGATTATCCGTTGTACCGCAAATTATTTTGGGGTGCGCGCCCGGCATTTGGTGCTCAGCCAATTGGTAAGACGTTTGAGTCGCGCAGCGCAACATGGGATGTCATTGACACACCAGGGCACGCAAAAGATCATCTGGCTTTTTTAAATCGTGAAACAGGTCAATTATTTACGGGTGATTTATACGTCTCGCCAAAAACAAAAGTCATTTTACGAGAGGAAAGTGTGCCGACGATTATTGATTCACTTGAGCGCGTATTAACATTTGATTTTGAAGAGGCTTTTTGCTGTCACGCGGGCTATATTGAAAATGGGCGACAGGCGCTTACGAACAAACTTGATTATTTACTAGAGCTACAGCATCGCGTCCAAGGACTACGTGCGGAAGGCTTAAGTGAAAATGAAATTCATGAGCAGCTATTTAGTAAAAAGTATCCGATTACGCGTGTGTCATTTGGTGAATGGGATTCGAAGCACATTGTCGCATCTATATTAAAAAATGGCTAA
- a CDS encoding DUF47 domain-containing protein, giving the protein MFSSKKSDPFFESLLTIAKNVQQGVNYAYECKIENVSDLKQISVNMKSYETAGDKLIHELIVMLNQSFMTPIEREDILDLAIKLDDVLDGIENTLAHFEMYSFIEVNEAMRQFLHFIMMSVDEAVKAMELLNRKDLLGMRKHAILIKNYERECDEIFRSSITQLFQTEKDPIRLIIFKDIYEQFEEIADYCQNVANTIETIIMRNA; this is encoded by the coding sequence ATGTTTAGTTCAAAAAAATCAGACCCATTTTTCGAATCACTTTTAACTATCGCGAAAAATGTTCAACAAGGCGTAAATTATGCATATGAATGCAAAATTGAAAATGTTTCAGATTTAAAACAAATCTCTGTTAATATGAAATCTTATGAGACAGCGGGCGATAAACTAATTCACGAGCTAATCGTTATGTTAAATCAATCATTTATGACACCTATTGAGCGTGAAGATATTTTAGATTTAGCAATTAAATTAGATGATGTGTTAGATGGTATTGAAAACACACTTGCGCATTTTGAAATGTACTCTTTTATAGAAGTTAATGAGGCGATGCGTCAATTCTTACATTTTATTATGATGAGCGTGGATGAAGCAGTAAAAGCAATGGAATTGTTAAACCGAAAAGATTTACTGGGTATGCGTAAGCACGCGATCTTAATAAAAAATTATGAGCGCGAATGTGATGAAATTTTCCGTTCTTCAATTACACAGCTATTCCAAACTGAAAAAGATCCAATTCGTTTAATTATTTTTAAAGACATTTACGAACAATTTGAAGAAATTGCTGACTACTGTCAAAATGTAGCAAATACAATTGAAACAATTATTATGCGTAACGCATAA